In Bacillota bacterium, one genomic interval encodes:
- the rlmN gene encoding 23S rRNA (adenine(2503)-C(2))-methyltransferase RlmN, with translation MSHDFISMTEGERLAWLESLGQPKFRLKQIEEWVYTHAVTSFSDMANLPKALREDLEAADVPVVAPRVVAEHKGTSATKLALLLADGQVTESVIMHYRHGVSLCVSSQVGCKMACTFCATGEKGFRRHLTRFEMVAQLILANNRLRESNEKITHIVMMGMGEPLDNYEETLGFIKAACGPLFGISPRRVTVSTCGLVPQMERLAHEELPLNLSVSLHAPNDELRATLMPTAKIFTINKILAAMHYYAETTGRRVSIEYTLIKGINDRERDAEELVSKIKGGKFHVNLIPVNPFLGSSLERPSLPRTKKFQQILVDAGITATIRRELGSEISAACGQLKGSIVP, from the coding sequence ATGTCACACGATTTTATCTCCATGACGGAAGGCGAGCGCTTAGCTTGGCTAGAAAGTCTCGGACAACCTAAGTTTAGACTGAAGCAAATTGAAGAGTGGGTTTATACCCATGCTGTCACCTCGTTCAGTGATATGGCGAATTTGCCCAAAGCACTGCGTGAAGATTTGGAGGCTGCTGATGTGCCCGTGGTCGCGCCGCGCGTCGTAGCCGAGCACAAGGGCACATCAGCCACAAAACTAGCCCTGCTTCTCGCTGATGGGCAGGTCACAGAGTCGGTAATTATGCACTATCGCCATGGTGTGTCGCTTTGCGTTTCGTCCCAAGTTGGCTGCAAAATGGCCTGTACTTTTTGTGCAACCGGCGAAAAAGGTTTTCGTCGCCATTTGACACGTTTTGAAATGGTGGCACAGTTAATTTTAGCGAACAATCGTTTGCGAGAGAGTAACGAAAAAATTACTCATATTGTGATGATGGGCATGGGGGAACCGCTCGACAACTACGAGGAAACACTTGGCTTCATCAAGGCAGCCTGTGGTCCCCTCTTTGGCATTAGCCCAAGGCGCGTTACCGTCTCTACTTGCGGGTTGGTCCCACAAATGGAGCGCCTAGCTCACGAAGAGTTGCCCCTAAACTTGAGTGTGAGTCTGCACGCCCCAAATGATGAGTTGCGAGCAACGCTTATGCCGACGGCAAAAATCTTTACTATCAACAAAATACTGGCCGCCATGCACTACTATGCCGAAACCACAGGCCGCAGGGTGAGCATTGAATACACTCTCATCAAGGGCATTAATGATCGCGAGCGGGATGCCGAGGAGTTAGTCAGTAAGATTAAAGGTGGCAAATTCCATGTTAATCTCATTCCCGTGAACCCATTTCTTGGCTCGTCCCTCGAGCGTCCCTCTCTGCCGCGTACCAAGAAATTTCAACAGATACTTGTGGATGCTGGCATAACTGCCACCATCAGACGCGAACTAGGCAGTGAAATCAGTGCCGCCTGCGGGCAATTGAAAGGCAGTATTGTACCTTAA
- a CDS encoding Stp1/IreP family PP2C-type Ser/Thr phosphatase, whose protein sequence is MWVVFSETNRGKVRPKNQDALIRERFSLPEGEACLCAVADGMGGHLAGDVASRIAVEELSLGVAETIHRLPPSEVLSLAVTRANSKVLLLAQSDPSCAGMGTTLTAALLFGQVAFVCHVGDSRAYTYHGGRLTRLTDDHSYVEELLRKGELSLDDAEKHPKRNILTRALGVQAELLMDCQEFDLGDVEMLLLCTDGLTKLLSDHEIQGIIAAHPDRAEVLRALLDMALERGAPDNVTALVISRGGGVIRGE, encoded by the coding sequence TTGTGGGTTGTTTTTAGTGAAACTAACAGAGGTAAAGTGCGACCGAAAAACCAGGATGCTTTGATCAGGGAACGTTTTTCTCTGCCTGAAGGCGAGGCCTGCCTGTGTGCTGTGGCCGACGGTATGGGGGGGCACCTCGCGGGAGACGTGGCGTCCCGTATTGCTGTAGAAGAGCTTTCCCTTGGTGTGGCCGAAACAATACACCGGCTTCCGCCTAGCGAGGTTTTGTCTTTAGCAGTCACACGCGCGAATAGCAAGGTGCTACTTCTGGCGCAGTCTGACCCTAGCTGCGCTGGCATGGGTACCACACTGACCGCCGCCCTGTTGTTTGGTCAAGTGGCCTTTGTATGCCATGTAGGTGATAGCCGAGCCTATACCTATCATGGCGGCAGACTCACTCGTCTGACCGATGACCATTCGTATGTCGAGGAGCTACTGCGCAAAGGTGAGCTCAGCCTTGACGACGCTGAAAAGCATCCGAAACGCAATATTCTCACGCGAGCGCTAGGGGTGCAGGCCGAGTTGTTGATGGATTGCCAAGAGTTCGACCTAGGTGACGTCGAGATGTTGCTCCTGTGCACCGATGGCTTGACTAAGCTACTAAGCGATCACGAAATCCAAGGTATTATAGCAGCCCACCCTGACCGAGCAGAGGTCTTGCGGGCTTTGCTTGATATGGCCCTAGAGCGGGGTGCGCCCGACAATGTGACGGCTCTCGTAATCAGTCGTGGCGGGGGTGTCATTCGTGGCGAATAG
- the pknB gene encoding Stk1 family PASTA domain-containing Ser/Thr kinase has product MANRVLGGRYILGERLGGGGTAFVYKGRDSLLNRTVAIKVLNTQLTADGDFVAKFRREAQAAASLSNPYIVGVYDVGQDDDVYYIVLEYVEGKTLKEFIAAEGPFTLEIVVDIAMQIAEALRHAHQHGVVHRDIKPHNILITRDGQAKVTDFGIARATTTSTLTQSGSLMGSVHYMSPEQARGGYTNERSDIYSLGVVIYEMLTGVVPFTGDNVVSIGLKHLQENPRPIKEQRPEVSPGLEKIVAKAMCKEQGKRYQSITEMIRDLADMSGISGVNIEGGKNPRRGKELADKQSELDDTYIPSLKVDSMSPKQRKKWPLLAVLTILMVVTMLVVGGYLLYVFWPRPEVLVPNVVNKTLAEAERELRAAGLNSTIGVAEWNPLIPANVVIRQQPPAGRPVRAGRMVEIIPSRGPELVEVPKLVGLSLLEAQIAVSAHGFTLGQQDTEHHDTAPPEQVIMQNPRPGFLTQRGVPIDIVVSLGKAITDVQTPLLIGLSEAEVATALREAGLTVRTPILQDFHDTVPPGHVISQSPAPGTLIALGGEIGIVVSRGRQARITVVIPARELNDNTRVEITVEDREGRRVAYEGVHSSADGEVRIPVTGLAPMRLIVRLNGRIDREEIVN; this is encoded by the coding sequence GTGGCGAATAGAGTGCTCGGCGGGCGCTACATTTTGGGCGAGAGACTAGGAGGCGGGGGCACCGCCTTTGTCTACAAGGGACGCGACTCCCTCTTAAATCGCACGGTGGCCATAAAAGTTCTCAACACACAGTTAACCGCTGATGGCGACTTTGTCGCTAAATTTCGCCGCGAAGCGCAAGCTGCGGCCAGTCTTTCAAATCCCTACATTGTCGGTGTCTACGACGTCGGCCAGGACGATGATGTTTACTACATCGTCCTGGAGTATGTCGAGGGCAAAACCCTGAAAGAATTTATCGCCGCAGAGGGCCCCTTTACGCTAGAAATCGTTGTCGATATTGCCATGCAAATTGCCGAGGCTTTGCGGCACGCCCATCAACATGGGGTAGTGCACCGCGACATTAAGCCCCACAATATTCTGATTACGCGAGATGGACAAGCGAAAGTTACCGACTTCGGTATTGCGAGGGCTACGACAACCTCTACCCTCACGCAGAGTGGTTCGCTTATGGGTTCGGTGCATTACATGAGCCCGGAACAGGCTCGGGGTGGCTACACGAATGAGCGCTCCGACATTTACTCCCTAGGCGTCGTCATATATGAAATGCTCACCGGGGTAGTGCCCTTTACGGGGGACAATGTGGTTTCCATCGGGCTCAAGCACTTGCAAGAGAACCCTCGGCCTATTAAGGAGCAGAGGCCAGAAGTTTCACCCGGTCTCGAAAAGATTGTCGCCAAGGCGATGTGCAAAGAGCAGGGCAAGCGCTACCAATCAATCACCGAGATGATTCGAGATCTAGCGGATATGTCAGGGATAAGTGGTGTCAACATCGAGGGCGGTAAAAACCCGCGCCGTGGCAAGGAATTAGCTGACAAGCAGAGTGAACTTGACGACACCTACATTCCCAGTTTGAAGGTGGATAGTATGAGCCCCAAGCAGAGAAAGAAATGGCCCCTTTTGGCCGTTCTCACCATCTTGATGGTTGTTACCATGTTAGTCGTCGGTGGCTACCTGCTCTATGTCTTTTGGCCGCGGCCAGAGGTTTTGGTTCCCAATGTCGTTAATAAGACCTTGGCCGAGGCAGAGAGAGAGCTGCGCGCCGCGGGGCTCAATTCGACTATCGGTGTGGCGGAGTGGAATCCCTTAATTCCGGCCAATGTGGTCATTCGCCAGCAGCCACCCGCGGGACGCCCCGTGCGTGCGGGCCGCATGGTTGAGATTATCCCTAGCCGCGGTCCAGAGCTAGTAGAAGTGCCAAAGCTCGTGGGTCTTTCCTTGCTCGAAGCGCAGATCGCCGTGTCCGCCCATGGCTTTACCCTGGGGCAGCAAGATACTGAGCATCACGACACTGCTCCCCCCGAACAAGTGATTATGCAAAATCCTCGCCCTGGCTTCCTTACGCAGCGTGGCGTGCCCATCGACATTGTGGTCAGCCTAGGCAAGGCCATCACGGACGTGCAGACCCCACTTCTTATCGGTCTATCAGAGGCCGAAGTTGCCACAGCCTTGCGCGAGGCTGGCTTGACTGTGCGAACACCTATCCTGCAAGATTTTCATGACACGGTGCCCCCAGGCCATGTCATATCGCAATCGCCTGCACCGGGCACACTGATCGCCCTAGGGGGCGAAATCGGCATTGTGGTGAGTAGGGGTAGGCAGGCACGAATCACCGTAGTTATCCCAGCTCGTGAGCTCAACGACAATACGCGCGTAGAGATTACGGTAGAGGATAGGGAAGGCCGGCGAGTCGCCTACGAGGGAGTGCATAGTAGTGCCGATGGCGAGGTAAGAATCCCAGTCACAGGCCTTGCCCCCATGCGCCTTATTGTGCGCTTGAACGGTAGGATAGATCGAGAAGAGATTGTCAATTAG
- the rsgA gene encoding ribosome small subunit-dependent GTPase A gives MQGRIIRLLAGFYFVQLGDREVRCRARGKLRLQSENPCVGDYVKISLLSDGEGVVDQVLPRRNVLERPFVANITQVVVVCAATRPLPNLVLLDRILVAAEFLGVSGVVVINKCDLDSGDQVKRLYTQAGYPVVSLSLVAEGCVRPLLPALRGHTSVLAGQSGVGKSSLIKHLCPEREVLVGEVNLRKGFGRHTTRLVELIYMPEWEAYVVDTPGFSKFDLPVELSSLALSDYFLEMRGLRMHCKFGHDCRHQDEPGCRVGQEVQAGTISAERYQSYIMLLGELKERERSQYK, from the coding sequence TTGCAGGGACGAATCATTAGGCTCTTGGCGGGATTTTACTTCGTGCAGCTAGGCGACCGTGAAGTGCGCTGTCGGGCCAGAGGAAAGCTCAGGTTGCAGAGCGAAAACCCATGTGTGGGCGACTATGTTAAAATTAGCTTGCTTAGTGATGGCGAAGGCGTCGTCGACCAAGTTCTGCCGCGCAGGAATGTCTTGGAACGGCCCTTTGTCGCCAATATCACACAAGTGGTGGTAGTTTGTGCAGCCACTAGGCCCCTGCCCAATCTTGTTTTGCTGGATAGAATTTTAGTCGCGGCAGAGTTCTTGGGCGTTTCTGGTGTGGTGGTCATCAACAAATGTGATCTCGATTCGGGTGACCAGGTCAAGCGCCTATACACCCAGGCAGGCTACCCTGTGGTTTCTCTCTCCCTCGTTGCAGAGGGCTGTGTCCGCCCTCTGCTCCCCGCTTTGCGTGGGCATACTTCGGTTTTGGCAGGGCAGTCAGGGGTGGGTAAATCGAGCCTGATTAAACACCTTTGTCCCGAGCGCGAAGTCTTGGTTGGCGAAGTGAACCTGCGCAAAGGTTTTGGCAGACATACGACACGTCTCGTTGAACTCATTTACATGCCAGAGTGGGAAGCCTACGTGGTTGACACCCCCGGCTTCAGTAAGTTTGATCTGCCAGTTGAGCTATCGAGCCTGGCTCTGTCCGACTATTTTCTTGAGATGCGGGGACTACGGATGCACTGCAAATTCGGCCACGACTGTAGACACCAAGACGAACCAGGCTGCCGTGTAGGGCAAGAAGTTCAGGCGGGGACTATATCCGCGGAGCGCTACCAAAGTTACATCATGCTGCTAGGGGAATTGAAAGAGCGCGAGAGGAGTCAGTATAAGTGA
- the rpe gene encoding ribulose-phosphate 3-epimerase: MTIVSPSVLAADLLFLREEFESVVQAGLTSVHLDIMDGHFVPNLSYGLNMVHAVKRFGQLKFDVHLMVTEPERYVVELAALRPEFITVHYEATNHLHRLIYRIKELGCKAGVSLNPSTSPEVLKYVWPDLDGVLIMTVNPGFGGQQFISTMLPKIAAVKEVTSDIERPFFIQVDGGINLETGMAAAIAGATHLVAGAAFFQSPDRAAFAQALQLAP; the protein is encoded by the coding sequence GTGACCATTGTCTCACCTTCCGTACTTGCGGCCGACCTCTTATTCTTGCGAGAAGAATTTGAGAGTGTGGTACAGGCCGGCTTAACATCGGTGCATTTAGATATAATGGATGGGCATTTTGTGCCCAATCTTTCGTATGGTCTGAACATGGTTCATGCTGTAAAGCGTTTCGGCCAACTTAAATTTGATGTTCACCTGATGGTGACTGAACCGGAGCGTTATGTAGTTGAGCTGGCAGCGCTACGCCCGGAGTTTATTACTGTCCATTACGAGGCCACGAACCACTTGCATCGGCTTATCTACCGCATCAAGGAGCTAGGGTGTAAGGCAGGGGTATCGCTTAACCCTTCTACCTCTCCAGAGGTTTTAAAATACGTCTGGCCCGACCTTGATGGAGTGTTGATCATGACAGTCAACCCTGGGTTTGGCGGGCAGCAATTTATCAGCACCATGTTGCCAAAAATTGCGGCAGTAAAAGAGGTAACTAGTGACATAGAGCGTCCCTTCTTTATTCAAGTCGATGGGGGCATCAATCTAGAGACGGGCATGGCCGCGGCAATAGCTGGGGCGACACATCTGGTGGCCGGGGCAGCTTTCTTCCAAAGTCCCGATCGTGCCGCTTTCGCGCAGGCTTTGCAGTTAGCTCCGTAA
- the rpmB gene encoding 50S ribosomal protein L28, with product MLRCEVCGKNKSSGNKLSYKGSQLTKRSKRTRFPNVQRVRVIANGTPTRLNVCTTCLKSNRVTRAV from the coding sequence ATGCTTAGATGTGAGGTTTGTGGCAAGAACAAGTCCTCTGGCAATAAACTGAGTTACAAAGGGTCACAATTAACGAAACGCAGCAAGCGCACTCGTTTCCCCAATGTGCAGAGAGTAAGAGTGATTGCCAATGGCACACCCACGCGACTCAATGTCTGTACAACTTGTCTGAAATCAAATCGTGTAACCCGCGCCGTATAG
- a CDS encoding Asp23/Gls24 family envelope stress response protein gives MSQTIVTEFGKIIITEEAVSTVAGVAALECYGLVGMCSRSRIRDGFIELLGKENLSRGVEVQIKDGNVIIDLFVIVGYGTKISEVAQNIMEKVKYVVETFVGMPVEHVNVNVQGVRVNSGK, from the coding sequence GTGAGCCAGACTATTGTAACTGAGTTCGGCAAGATAATCATCACTGAGGAGGCTGTCTCTACAGTCGCGGGCGTGGCGGCCCTCGAATGTTACGGCCTAGTAGGGATGTGCAGCCGTAGTCGTATTCGTGATGGCTTTATCGAGCTCTTGGGGAAAGAAAATCTTTCTCGGGGCGTCGAAGTACAGATTAAAGACGGCAATGTAATCATAGATCTATTTGTCATTGTAGGCTATGGGACCAAAATTTCTGAGGTTGCGCAAAACATCATGGAGAAAGTAAAATATGTAGTCGAGACCTTTGTTGGTATGCCTGTGGAACACGTGAATGTCAACGTGCAAGGTGTGCGTGTTAACAGCGGCAAGTAG
- a CDS encoding DAK2 domain-containing protein has translation MTAKHIDAALLKQMFISGTRNLEMRKEQVDALNVFPVPDGDTGTNMNLTLQAVLKSLDKPNLNTCGQVAQAVASGSLMGARGNSGVILSQLFRGFAKSLERKDVITGLEFAQALAAGVETAYKAVGRPVEGTILTVAKDAAKIAQAKARGEADMAKLMRAIIEQAEKTLAKTPDLLPVLKRAGVVDAGGQGLVFIYQGFLLALLGQPLTLDTAGAVAVAPPPSRVEAEPFAALEIEFLYCTEFLINKSKIDEDKLRPQFEPLGDSLLVVGDSDVIKVHMHTNHPGRAMEIALQYGVLSDIKIENMMEQHAETQWVSEALPEVEVAPIPGEGKGIGVVAVAAGAGIATVLKSLGVDVIVEGGQTMNPSTEDLAAAANSIACDKVIILPNNKNIIMAAEQVKELTKKEIVVVRSQSIPQGLSAMLSYESVSQDLDRVAKAMTRRMQGVKTGQVTYAVKSYQSDVGEIKEGDIIGLHDKGIATVGQDAALVALSLLEEIVTDEDGVISLFYGSDVPEPTARALADMIEERYPNCALDFFPGGQPFYYYIFAVE, from the coding sequence TTGACAGCAAAGCACATCGATGCCGCGCTCCTCAAGCAAATGTTCATTTCCGGCACACGAAACTTGGAAATGAGAAAAGAGCAAGTGGACGCGCTAAACGTATTTCCAGTCCCCGATGGTGATACCGGAACTAACATGAATCTGACTCTGCAAGCGGTTCTAAAATCTCTTGACAAGCCTAACCTTAACACGTGTGGACAGGTAGCACAGGCTGTGGCTTCTGGCTCGCTCATGGGCGCTAGGGGAAACTCCGGCGTTATACTTTCACAGCTGTTTCGTGGCTTTGCTAAATCATTAGAGCGTAAGGACGTTATCACTGGCCTAGAATTTGCGCAGGCCCTCGCCGCAGGAGTAGAAACTGCCTACAAGGCTGTGGGGAGACCGGTCGAAGGTACTATCCTTACCGTAGCCAAAGATGCTGCTAAAATTGCCCAAGCAAAAGCTAGAGGCGAGGCGGACATGGCGAAGCTTATGCGGGCAATTATTGAACAGGCAGAAAAGACGCTGGCCAAGACCCCTGATTTACTACCTGTTCTGAAGCGAGCCGGGGTAGTCGATGCAGGTGGACAGGGCTTAGTCTTCATATACCAGGGGTTCCTGCTTGCTCTTTTAGGGCAGCCACTTACGCTTGACACGGCCGGAGCCGTCGCTGTGGCACCTCCCCCGTCCCGGGTAGAGGCAGAACCGTTTGCGGCCTTAGAGATAGAGTTTCTCTACTGCACGGAATTCTTAATAAATAAATCTAAAATTGACGAAGATAAACTGCGTCCGCAGTTTGAGCCTCTTGGCGACTCCTTGCTAGTCGTGGGCGATAGCGATGTTATCAAAGTACACATGCACACCAATCACCCGGGGCGGGCGATGGAGATCGCACTGCAGTACGGTGTTTTGAGCGACATTAAGATCGAAAATATGATGGAGCAACATGCCGAAACGCAGTGGGTGTCGGAAGCTCTACCAGAGGTCGAGGTCGCGCCCATACCCGGAGAAGGTAAGGGCATCGGCGTAGTTGCCGTGGCTGCAGGAGCTGGTATCGCGACGGTACTCAAAAGTCTAGGCGTCGACGTTATCGTCGAGGGTGGGCAGACCATGAATCCGAGTACGGAAGATTTGGCTGCAGCTGCCAACAGTATAGCCTGCGATAAAGTCATTATCTTGCCAAACAATAAGAACATCATTATGGCGGCTGAGCAAGTCAAGGAATTGACCAAGAAAGAAATCGTCGTGGTAAGAAGTCAGAGCATTCCCCAAGGACTAAGCGCCATGCTGTCTTATGAATCGGTCTCACAGGACCTAGATAGGGTAGCTAAGGCTATGACACGGCGGATGCAGGGAGTTAAGACGGGCCAAGTTACTTACGCCGTCAAGTCTTACCAGAGTGATGTGGGTGAGATTAAAGAGGGAGACATCATCGGCTTGCACGACAAGGGTATCGCCACGGTAGGGCAAGATGCGGCCTTAGTGGCGCTATCTCTTTTAGAAGAAATCGTCACTGATGAGGACGGGGTCATTTCTTTGTTCTATGGCAGCGATGTCCCAGAACCCACTGCTCGTGCGCTAGCCGACATGATCGAAGAGCGATACCCTAACTGTGCACTAGACTTCTTCCCGGGTGGGCAGCCGTTTTACTACTATATTTTTGCGGTAGAGTAA
- the sdaAB gene encoding L-serine ammonia-lyase, iron-sulfur-dependent subunit beta, with the protein MAGLLDIIGPVMIGPSSSHTAGAARIAKLALRLLGEPVKSAEIILYDSFAHTYLGHGTHLAVLGGLLGFAPDDVRLRHADALARESFSYTLATEEGMAHPNTVRLLLTGSSQAVEVVGVSLGGGRVTIVEIDGFPTQIDGASHVIIVFSADRPGVITFLTSLIAGAAVNIGNMNVSRRAKGDSVVMTIELDQPLKRAVLTEMLQGSGVYKIVQISP; encoded by the coding sequence ATGGCCGGACTTCTCGATATTATTGGCCCGGTGATGATTGGGCCCTCTTCTTCTCATACCGCGGGTGCGGCGCGAATCGCCAAATTAGCACTGCGACTACTAGGTGAGCCCGTCAAATCGGCCGAAATCATACTTTATGATTCCTTTGCCCATACTTACCTTGGTCACGGCACGCATCTAGCGGTCCTTGGTGGGCTTCTAGGTTTTGCTCCCGATGACGTTCGGCTGCGCCACGCTGATGCCCTGGCTCGCGAATCCTTCAGCTACACCCTAGCCACAGAGGAGGGCATGGCGCATCCCAATACGGTGCGACTACTGCTAACTGGTAGTAGTCAAGCCGTGGAAGTCGTCGGTGTGTCGCTAGGTGGCGGCAGGGTTACAATAGTAGAGATAGATGGCTTTCCCACGCAAATAGATGGCGCCAGCCATGTAATCATCGTCTTTTCTGCCGATCGTCCGGGGGTTATCACTTTTCTTACCTCCCTTATCGCCGGCGCTGCCGTGAATATTGGCAATATGAATGTTTCACGGCGTGCCAAAGGTGACTCTGTAGTAATGACTATTGAGCTAGATCAGCCGCTTAAGAGAGCCGTCTTGACTGAAATGTTGCAGGGTAGCGGGGTGTACAAAATTGTCCAGATCTCGCCGTGA
- the sdaAA gene encoding L-serine ammonia-lyase, iron-sulfur-dependent, subunit alpha → MSFAALLSAAEDATLPEVILAREVAKGNLTAADIWESLSQSLVVMKEAVASGLKKTELSPSGLSGGDAARLYRSPHSILGEVGKRAAAYALATAEVNASMGRIVAAPTAGSSGVLPGVLLALSEVHLIDDEQLVRALVVAGGIGQVVSARATLAGAEGGCQAECGAAAAMAAGATVFLLGGDTEAVFHGAAMAITNLLGLVCDPVAGLVEVPCIARNAGASAIALLSAELALSGIRSLIPPDEVVDAMREVGRLLPASLRETAVAGLANTPTARALEKNLLGRQ, encoded by the coding sequence TTGAGTTTTGCCGCGCTTTTGTCGGCAGCGGAGGACGCGACCCTGCCTGAAGTGATACTGGCGAGGGAAGTAGCCAAGGGTAACTTGACGGCTGCGGATATCTGGGAGAGTCTCTCGCAGAGTCTTGTGGTCATGAAAGAAGCTGTAGCCAGTGGTTTAAAGAAGACCGAGCTCTCGCCTAGCGGCTTGTCGGGCGGCGACGCAGCACGGCTCTATCGTTCACCGCACAGTATTTTAGGTGAAGTAGGCAAGAGAGCCGCGGCCTACGCCTTGGCCACTGCCGAGGTGAACGCCAGCATGGGGCGCATAGTCGCGGCACCTACAGCGGGTTCAAGTGGCGTTCTGCCGGGTGTCTTGCTGGCGCTTTCCGAGGTACACCTGATTGATGACGAGCAGTTGGTTAGGGCCTTAGTTGTGGCGGGTGGCATTGGGCAAGTGGTTAGTGCGCGCGCTACTTTGGCCGGGGCCGAAGGCGGGTGCCAGGCTGAATGCGGAGCGGCAGCGGCCATGGCCGCCGGTGCGACTGTTTTTCTCCTAGGTGGTGACACCGAGGCAGTTTTTCACGGCGCGGCTATGGCGATCACTAACCTGCTCGGGTTAGTGTGCGACCCGGTGGCAGGCCTAGTAGAAGTGCCTTGTATTGCTCGAAACGCGGGTGCATCAGCTATAGCGCTGCTCTCTGCGGAACTAGCGCTAAGTGGTATTCGCAGCCTTATACCGCCCGATGAAGTGGTCGATGCCATGCGTGAGGTCGGGCGGCTTCTGCCAGCGTCTCTACGTGAGACGGCTGTTGCTGGGCTGGCCAATACGCCGACAGCGCGAGCGCTCGAAAAAAATCTGTTGGGGCGACAGTAA
- a CDS encoding alpha/beta-type small acid-soluble spore protein — protein sequence MARGSDTSSQIVVPQAKNAMEQFKYEVASELGIQTPADGYWGTMTTRDTGAIGGHMVRKMIEMAERSLAGRGNTR from the coding sequence ATGGCAAGAGGTAGTGATACTAGTAGCCAAATTGTAGTCCCCCAAGCCAAGAATGCCATGGAGCAGTTCAAGTATGAGGTAGCTTCAGAGCTTGGCATACAGACCCCAGCAGACGGATATTGGGGAACCATGACCACGCGTGACACCGGCGCCATCGGTGGCCACATGGTACGTAAAATGATCGAAATGGCTGAGCGTTCTCTCGCTGGCCGTGGCAACACGCGCTAA
- the rsmD gene encoding 16S rRNA (guanine(966)-N(2))-methyltransferase RsmD has product MRVIAGTLGGRAIGMKDSLPIRPTSDKARGAVFSSLAPRIAGAKFLDIFAGTGAMGIEAISRGAHRVTAVELSPQVARLIKENLLSLGITSDEFEVKVGSFQAVLPILAAETYDLIFADPPYGQGYPAEVLRLIAHHDLLKTEGLLVIEHFSKESVPQRQGKLRLFKIKTYGQTQMSFFMAERECT; this is encoded by the coding sequence ATGCGCGTTATTGCCGGGACACTTGGTGGACGAGCCATCGGCATGAAGGATAGCCTGCCGATCAGACCCACATCAGATAAGGCGCGCGGCGCCGTTTTCTCGAGCTTGGCCCCCCGCATCGCAGGCGCAAAATTTCTCGACATTTTCGCGGGCACAGGGGCCATGGGCATCGAGGCTATTTCGCGTGGGGCACATCGGGTGACGGCCGTTGAACTGTCTCCGCAGGTGGCTAGGCTAATCAAAGAAAATTTGTTGTCTCTAGGCATAACTAGTGATGAGTTCGAAGTCAAAGTGGGGTCCTTCCAAGCCGTGCTGCCCATTCTGGCTGCAGAAACCTACGACCTAATCTTTGCCGACCCCCCTTATGGGCAAGGTTACCCCGCTGAAGTTCTACGCCTGATTGCGCACCATGACTTGCTTAAAACAGAGGGCTTGTTGGTCATTGAGCACTTTTCTAAGGAGAGTGTGCCGCAAAGGCAAGGCAAGTTGCGTTTGTTTAAGATTAAAACCTATGGCCAAACACAAATGTCCTTCTTCATGGCCGAAAGGGAGTGCACTTAG
- the coaD gene encoding pantetheine-phosphate adenylyltransferase, with translation MIKAVYPGSFDPVTNGHLDIIERASRAFDLLVVAVVRNPAKDAMFSIEERVELLRQVTAHLPNVSVGHFEGLLMEYMYLLDAKIVIKGLRAISDFESEFQMALMNRTLDSSIETMFMMTNSRYSYLSSSLVKEVARLGGAIDELVPAEVAEAVEARLLHARR, from the coding sequence GTGATTAAGGCAGTTTATCCAGGTAGTTTTGATCCGGTTACTAATGGACATTTAGACATTATCGAAAGAGCCTCGCGGGCTTTCGACCTTCTCGTCGTCGCCGTAGTAAGAAACCCTGCCAAAGATGCCATGTTCTCTATCGAGGAGCGAGTAGAACTGCTTAGGCAAGTGACAGCGCACCTGCCTAATGTTTCTGTAGGCCATTTTGAAGGCTTACTCATGGAATACATGTACCTGTTAGATGCCAAGATAGTTATTAAGGGCCTGCGAGCAATTTCAGATTTTGAGTCTGAGTTTCAGATGGCACTCATGAATCGCACCCTAGACAGCTCTATTGAGACCATGTTCATGATGACTAACAGCCGATACTCCTACCTCTCATCTTCTCTGGTTAAAGAAGTCGCACGTCTAGGGGGGGCCATCGATGAGTTAGTTCCTGCAGAAGTAGCTGAGGCGGTGGAAGCTAGGCTTTTACACGCCAGACGCTAA